The Rhinoraja longicauda isolate Sanriku21f chromosome 17, sRhiLon1.1, whole genome shotgun sequence genome includes a region encoding these proteins:
- the LOC144601597 gene encoding protein BTG1, whose translation MSPGEELIKMKTEITTAVGFITRLLRTTGLISDEQLQHFSESLEKALAEHYRHHWFPHMPCKGSGYRCIRINHKMDPLIARASNIIGLNSQQLFQLLPSELTLWVDPFEVSYRIGEDGSICVLYENVPSSAISPLDSMISCKDEFRIGRSSPSKSYMMTVSS comes from the exons ATGAGTCCTGGAGAAGAGTTGATCAAAATGAAAACTGAAATCACAACTGCCGTGGGCTTTATCACCAGACTGCTGAGGACGACAGGGCTCATTTCAGACGAACAGCTCCAACATTTCAGCGAGTCGTTGGAGAAAGCTTTGGCAG AACACTACCGACACCACTGGTTCCCCCACATGCCCTGCAAAGGATCGGGCTATCGATGCATTAGGATCAACCACAAAATGGATCCTCTGATAGCAAGGGCGTCCAACATCATCGGGCTCAACAGTCAACAACTTTTTCAACTTTTGCCAAGTGAATTGACTCTGTGGGTCGACCCGTTCGAGGTGTCCTACCGAATAGGTGAAGACGGGTCCATTTGTGTTCTTTATGAAAATGTACCCAGCAGCGCGATCTCCCCCTTGGATAGTATGATAAGTTGCAAGGATGAATTTAGAATTGGCAGATCGAGTCCTTCTAAGAGTTACATGATGACTGTTTCAAGTTAA